One Phaseolus vulgaris cultivar G19833 chromosome 2, P. vulgaris v2.0, whole genome shotgun sequence DNA window includes the following coding sequences:
- the LOC137811307 gene encoding 7-deoxyloganetic acid glucosyltransferase-like: MAEEEEEAGVNHVVLLPGPLQGNVNSMMKLAQLLALHHFHVTFLTTDFIHRRLHRFADIQALSQTYPNLELKTISDGLPDDHPRSDNALADLYSFLNSHAKPLIRDILVSQTAAKPKVTCLIGDGFLGGLTADVADEVGIPLIHFRAISASCFWALFCAPNLFESNQLPIRGEEDMDRVITTLPGMENILRCRDLPSFYRGTESNLVEPLKSTVFDCHQTLRARGVILNTFEDLDGPLLSQMRLKFPRVFAVGPLHAHLNSERVFDAKPTPSMSSFWEVDRSCLTWLDSQPLKSVLYVSFGSITTITRERLMEFWYGLVNSKKRFLWVIRPDMVAGEDNNDRVPAELEEGTKERGFIVGWAPQEEVLEHKAIGGFLTHSGWNSTLESVVAGVPMICWPYFADQQINSRFVSEVWKVGLDMKDVCDRDVVEKMVNDLMVHRREEFLNSAKAMAKLAHKSVSPGGSSYSSLLDLIQYIKSTSRENN; this comes from the exons atggcagaagaagaagaagaagcaggtGTAAACCACGTGGTCCTCTTACCGGGACCATTGCAAGGCAACGTAAACTCCATGATGAAGCTGGCGCAGCTTCTAGCTCTGCATCACTTCCAcgtcaccttcctcaccaccgaTTTCATCCACCGCCGCCTCCACCGTTTCGCCGACATCCAGGCTCTTTCACAAACCTACCCGAACCTCGAACTCAAGACTATCTCCGATGGCCTCCCCGATGATCATCCTCGTTCCGATAACGCATTAGCTGACCTCTATTCTTTCTTGAACTCGCACGCAAAACCTCTCATCAGAGACATTCTTGTCTCCCAAACTGCTGCAAAGCCCAAGGTCACGTGCCTCATTGGTGATGGATTCCTTGGAGGCCTCACCGCTGACGTGGCGGATGAGGTTGGGATACCGCTCATTCATTTTCGCGCCATCAGCGCTTCATGCTTCTGGGCTTTGTTCTGTGCTCCAAATCTCTTTGAATCCAATCAACTTCCGATCAGAG GAGAGGAAGACATGGATCGCGTGATAACCACTCTCCCGGGCATGGAAAACATTCTCCGATGTCGAGATCTCCCGAGTTTCTACCGAGGAACAGAATCCAACCTAGTAGAGCCATTAAAATCCACAGTCTTTGACTGCCATCAAACGCTTCGAGCCCGAGGAGTGATACTGAACACTTTCGAGGATCTAGATGGTCCTCTATTGTCCCAGATGCGTCTCAAGTTTCCTCGAGTCTTCGCCGTTGGTCCTCTCCATGCGCACTTGAACTCCGAAAGAGTATTCGATGCCAAACCGACGCCGTCCATGAGTTCTTTCTGGGAAGTGGATAGAAGTTGCTTGACTTGGCTTGACTCTCAGCCGTTGAAATCGGTGTTATATGTCAGCTTCGGTAGCATCACTACCATCACAAGGGAGAGGCTCATGGAGTTTTGGTACGGATTGGTGAACAGCAAGAAGAGGTTCCTGTGGGTGATTCGGCCTGATATGGTGGCGGGAGAAGACAATAATGACCGGGTACCGGCTGAGCTGGAGGAAGGGACTAAAGAGAGGGGGTTCATAGTAGGGTGGGCACCACAAGAGGAGGTGCTGGAACACAAGGCCATTGGTGGGTTCTTGACACACAGTGGGTGGAACTCAACCTTGGAGAGTGTGGTGGCTGGTGTGCCCATGATTTGCTGGCCATACTTTGCAGATCAGCAGATTAACAGCAGGTTTGTGAGTGAGGTTTGGAAAGTAGGGTTGGACATGAAAGATGTGTGTGATAGAGATGTTGTGGAGAAGATGGTAAATGATCTCATGGTTCATAGGAGGGAGGAGTTTCTCAATTCAGCTAAAGCAATGGCTAAGTTGGCTCACAAGAGTGTGAGTCCAGGTGGTTCCTCTTACTCCAGTCTCCTGGATTTGATTCAGTACATTAAATCAACCAGCAGGGAAAATAATTAA